The genomic window ATACGGTGCCATTCCGTACGGTCTTCCCAGTTTCCTTCGCCCGCGGGCACTCGTTCATTCGTCGCCAGGTTGAACTTTGCGATCGCCATCCCATTGGGAGTATACCGGACATCGGGATCTCCTCCGAGTCTGCCTACCAGGATAACCTTGTTGACCGTTCCCTTTGCCATTTTCTTCCCTTTCTCCAAAGCGTTCAAACCCGCACAAATGGGCAATCGAAGCAAGTCGATTTTTACCTATAGCACAAGCTCCGAACACGGGACAAGATTTTAGCCCTCCGATTTGTCGTGAGAAGGTCTGCCGGTAATTGATGATACCGGGTCGGCGAGATCCATGATAAATTAAGGACATCAAACGATCGTGGTTCTGCGCGGAGCGAGGCGGAAAGCCTGCACTCCCATCGCGAGATTCTGCTCCCTCGCAGCACCGGAGCTTCACTGCTCGGCGTGCAGAGAAGGCAAGCATGCCCCCGCGGGCGTAACAGGACCCGGAAGCCATACGGCTCGCTCGCGTGAAGGGGTTGAGGGAAGCCGGCGTGCATTGTGAAATTGTTTTGTTGACTCGAAACGGAAGAAAGCTTACATTGCCTTGGGCAATGCGCTGCAAGTGTTTGTTTTCAATGACGATCCCTGGCGACTCCGCATTTTGCGGGACTGCCGTGCACTCTACGCAGGCCGTTGGAGGGGCCGGGGCGCTGTTCCGGAAGCGGGAATCCACCGGGAAGTAGGGCAATCCGATCGATGAAGAGGATCAGGTCCATATTCTTCCATGTCTTACTGTTTGTGGACACGATCGTGCTCGGCCTGGCGGCCATCGCCTGCTCCAAGCTCGACAGAACGGGCAACTGGTCGCATCTCGTCGCCAGGTTCTGGGGCAATCTGAATCTGCGGGTAGCCGGAGTGGAGGTCGACGTGCACGGATTGGAGCGCCTCAGACCCGAGCGGCCGTGCATCTATGCCGCCAATCATCAAAGCCTGTTTGATATTTTCGTCGTTCTGGGGAAGCTCCCCGTGCAATTTCGATGGTTGGCCAAGGAAGAGCTGTTTCGCCTTTTCGTCATGGGAAGGGCGATGAAAGCCACCGGGTACATCCCCATCAATCGTTCCGATCACCGCAAGGCGTTCGAAAGCATCAACCAGGCTGCGGACAAGGTCAGAGGCGGGGTTTCCATCGTGATCTTCCCTGAGGGCACCCGGAGTGAGAACGGTGTCTTGAAGGATTTCAAGAAAGGAGGCTTCATCCTCGCCATTAAATCCCAGCAGCCGATTGTTCCCATCAGCATCAGCGGATCGCACCGGGTGGTTCCCAGGAAGGACAAGTGGGTCATTCATCCGGGGGTCGTCCGGATGACCATCGGAGATCCGATCCCGACGGCCGGCGCGACGACCAAGGAACGCGACCTGTTGATCGAGGAGGTCAGAGAAGCCATCCGTCGATACCTGACCACCGAAGAGGGAGGTACCGCGACGTTTTAGGGAGCCCTATCCTTTACGAGTGACTGAAACATCATGATGCAGAAGCAGGAAGACGTGCAACCATCCGCTCTCAAGATCATTCCCCTCGGAGGACTCGGTGAAATCGGCCTCAATATGATGGTGCTGGAATACGAGGACACCATCGTCGTTATCGATGCCGGCCTCATGTTCCCCGAAGAGGACATGCTGGGAATCGACATCGTCATCCCCGATTTCACCTATTTACAGAAGAACAGGAACCGTGTTCGCGCTCTCCTTGTGACCCACGGTCACGAGGACCACATCGGCGCCATACCCTTCCTGCTGCGCGAAGTCCCGGTACCCATCTATGCGACGACGCTCACCCTGGCGCTCATCAAGGAAAAGCTCAAGGAACACGGTCTGCTGGAGCGCTCGGAGCTTTGCCGGGTCGAACCGAGGGAGACGATCGGCATCGGCCCCTTCGACATCGAATTCATCCAGGTGTGCCACAGTATCCCGGATGGAGTGGGGTTGGCGATTCGCACGCCGGTGGGGGTCATCATCCATTCGGGAGATTTCAAGATCGACAACACGCCTGTGGACGGCCGGCGCTTCGACATGGCCCGTTTTGGGAAATACGGCGAACAGGGCGTGCTTGCACTGTTTGCGGATTCCACCAACGTGGAGCGGCCGGGGTACACTCTGTCGGAAAAGGATGTCGGGGCGACATTGAGGGATATCTTCAGGGAGTGCTCGGGCCGGATCATTGTGGCGGTTTTTGCGAGCAATCTGCACCGCATCCAGCAGGTGGTTCAGCTGGCGCGCGAGTTCGGTCGGAGAGTCCTCCTCAACGGCCGTTCCATGGTGATCAATGTCCGGATTGCAAGAGAGCTCGGGTATATCGACTTCCCCGGCGATGATGAGATCACGCTGCAGGACCTGGCCTACCTGCCCGATTCGGAAGTGCTGATGCTGACGACCGGAAGCCAGGGAGAGCCCATGAGCGCCCTGACCAGGATGGCCTTCAACGATCACAAGAAGTTGAAGGTCAAGCCGGGGGATACGATCGTGCTGTCCTCCAAGTTCATACCCGGCAACGAGAGGACGATTCAAAACATCATCAACCACCTGTACCGGCACGGGGCCGAGGTCATATACGAACAGGTGCGGGACATCCACGTGTCCGGCCATGCCTACCGTGAAGAGCTCAAAGCCATGATCAACGTGGTCCAGCCCAACTATTTCATTCCCGTTCACGGTGAATTCCGGCATCTCGTGAAGCACCGCCAGCTTGCCGTCGATACCGGGGTCCCGGAGGAGAACTGCCTGCTGATCGAAAACGGGGGCGTTGTGGAGTTCTATCCCGACGGAGTGCTCACCGGCGAGCACGTGGAGACGGGCCGCGTCCTGGTTGACGGCAAAGGCGTGGGCGACGTTGGCGGACTCGTGCTCCGGGATCGGCGGCATCTTTCCGAGGACGGGATGGTGATCGCCTCCCTCGTGTTCAACAAGGAAACGCAGGAACTGGTGAGCGGACCCGACATTCTCAGCAGGGGCTTCATTCACGAAGAGGCCAAACCGGAGCTTCTCGACGATGCGAAATGCGTGATTTTCGAAACCATCGACAAGCAGCTGAGTGAGGGTGCGGAGCTCGATTGTACGGTGCTCCAGGAGGATATCCGGCGGGAGCTGAAGCGTTTTTTCAACAGGGTGCTGGATCGGCGCCCGGTGATCTACCCGATTGTGGTGGAAATATGATAAACCACGAGGGACCGGTTCTCCGGGAACGGGCGGTTCTCCACCGACGGCTCCGAGGGAGCCCGGTCCTGACTTGCGTGAAGACTCGAAAAACGTTCGTAGCGAAGGAAAAGCCCGCAAGGGCGGAGATGTTCGGGAATCGGCTCCACGCGGCGAATGCGTCATGAGGCAGCCGGTGGATTCGGCCCCGCCGATGCGTACCGGAGGGTTGGCGTGAAAGAGAAGAAGCACGAAATCTGGGCACTCATAGTGCTGACTCTCACTCTTCTGGTTCTGTTCAGTCTGGTGTCGTTCCATTCTTCGGATCAGACGATTTTCAGCTCTTCATCCACGACCCGGACGCCGGTGAACTGGGTCGGGGTTTTCGGAGCCTACGTGGCGTGGTTTTTCTTCAACGCCATCGGCATCGGTGCCTACGGTCTCGTCTACGTCGGACTGTGGCTGAGCTGGGCGCTTTTTCGGGGAACGGCCTTTCTTCGCTATGGAAGACTCCAGGTTTTCGGCCTGTCTTTGCTGATTCTCTCGACCGTCAGCATTGCCGCGCTCCATCACAAGACCATCAAGATCGCCGACCAGGAATTCATGACCGGAGGGCTCATCGGCAGGGGCATAGCGTACTTCCTGGCGGAACAGATGCACTCCGTGGGTGCGCATATCCTTCTGGCGGGCATCTTCCTCATCGCCCTGCTGCTCTCGACCCCCCTGACCCTCAAGTCCCTCCTGGACTGGGCGGGCAGGTGCTTTTTGTCTCTTTGCCGGGGAATCTCGACAGCGACGCGGCGCATTTTGAGCGGGCTTTTCCGTTCGCGACAGACCGTCGAACCCGTGGTGCTGACGACGGCTGCACCCGGCAAGACATCCGCGGCCCCCGTGCAGATCCTGCTGCCCGCCCCTCCGAAAAAGGCGGAGAAGAAGAAGCCCGTCGAGTCTCCGATCCCGGCGCCTCCGGTCGTAGCCCCGGGTCAGTATGTGATTCCGCCCTTCGATTTGTTGGATTCCTACGAAACCGAAACGGAAAAACCCGACTGGAAACGGCTCGAACAGGATGCGGCGGTTTTGGAGGAAAAGCTGGCGGATTTTGGAGTGCAGGGAAAAGTGATCGGGATCTGTCCCGGACCCGTGATCACCATGTACGAGTATGCTCCGGCGCCCGGGATCAAGATCAGCCGCATCGTCGGCCTTTCCGATGATCTGTCCATGGCTCTGAAGGCCACCAGCATCCGGGTCGTGGCCCCGATACCCGGCAAGGCGGCCATCGGCATAGAGATTCCGAATCTACGGCGGGAAATGGTAACCATCCGGGCGGTGCTGGAGGCGGAGGCATTCGGATCGTCCACCGCGCCCCTGACCATGGCGCTGGGCAAGGACATCATGGGGCAGCCGGTGGTTGCGAACCTGGCCCGCATGCCGCATCTTCTCATTGCCGGCGCCACGGGCACGGGAAAGAGCGTTTGCATCAACAGCCTGCTGACGAGCTTTTTATACCGGAACACCCCGGACGATATACGGTTCCTGCTTATCGACCCGAAGCGAATCGAGCTGAACAGCTATGAAGGCATACCGCACTTGATCCATCCGGTCGTCACGGACGCCAAGATGGCTACCCGGGCGTTGCGCTGGGCCGTCGAGGAGATGGAGCTCCGCTACCGACTGCTCGCGGACAAGAACGTCCGCAACATCGAGGGATACAACCGCGCGCTTGCCCGCGAAAAAACCCCGAAACCGAAGCCCGACGATCCCGGCGCGGAAGAACCCGTGCTGAAGCACCACCGGTTGCCCTATATCGTCATCTTCATCGACGAGTTGGCAGACCTGATGATGGTGGCCTCCCGGGAAGTCGAGGAGTCCATCACGCGCTTGGCGCAAATGGCGCGCGCCGCCGGGATCCATCTCATTCTGGCCACGCAGAGGCCTTCGGTGGATGTGCTGACCGGCATTATCAAGGCGAACATCCCCACGCGAGTCTCCTTCCAGGTCTCCTCGCGTATCGACTCCCGAACCATCCTGGACACATCCGGTGCGGAGAGTCTCCTGGGGTCTGGCGACATGCTCTTCCTGCCCCCCGGCACCGCCAAGCTTCAACGCATCCACGGCGCCTTCATCTCCGACGGCGAGGTGCAGAAGCT from Syntrophobacter fumaroxidans MPOB includes these protein-coding regions:
- a CDS encoding lysophospholipid acyltransferase family protein yields the protein MKRIRSIFFHVLLFVDTIVLGLAAIACSKLDRTGNWSHLVARFWGNLNLRVAGVEVDVHGLERLRPERPCIYAANHQSLFDIFVVLGKLPVQFRWLAKEELFRLFVMGRAMKATGYIPINRSDHRKAFESINQAADKVRGGVSIVIFPEGTRSENGVLKDFKKGGFILAIKSQQPIVPISISGSHRVVPRKDKWVIHPGVVRMTIGDPIPTAGATTKERDLLIEEVREAIRRYLTTEEGGTATF
- a CDS encoding ribonuclease J, encoding MMQKQEDVQPSALKIIPLGGLGEIGLNMMVLEYEDTIVVIDAGLMFPEEDMLGIDIVIPDFTYLQKNRNRVRALLVTHGHEDHIGAIPFLLREVPVPIYATTLTLALIKEKLKEHGLLERSELCRVEPRETIGIGPFDIEFIQVCHSIPDGVGLAIRTPVGVIIHSGDFKIDNTPVDGRRFDMARFGKYGEQGVLALFADSTNVERPGYTLSEKDVGATLRDIFRECSGRIIVAVFASNLHRIQQVVQLAREFGRRVLLNGRSMVINVRIARELGYIDFPGDDEITLQDLAYLPDSEVLMLTTGSQGEPMSALTRMAFNDHKKLKVKPGDTIVLSSKFIPGNERTIQNIINHLYRHGAEVIYEQVRDIHVSGHAYREELKAMINVVQPNYFIPVHGEFRHLVKHRQLAVDTGVPEENCLLIENGGVVEFYPDGVLTGEHVETGRVLVDGKGVGDVGGLVLRDRRHLSEDGMVIASLVFNKETQELVSGPDILSRGFIHEEAKPELLDDAKCVIFETIDKQLSEGAELDCTVLQEDIRRELKRFFNRVLDRRPVIYPIVVEI
- a CDS encoding DNA translocase FtsK, which gives rise to MKEKKHEIWALIVLTLTLLVLFSLVSFHSSDQTIFSSSSTTRTPVNWVGVFGAYVAWFFFNAIGIGAYGLVYVGLWLSWALFRGTAFLRYGRLQVFGLSLLILSTVSIAALHHKTIKIADQEFMTGGLIGRGIAYFLAEQMHSVGAHILLAGIFLIALLLSTPLTLKSLLDWAGRCFLSLCRGISTATRRILSGLFRSRQTVEPVVLTTAAPGKTSAAPVQILLPAPPKKAEKKKPVESPIPAPPVVAPGQYVIPPFDLLDSYETETEKPDWKRLEQDAAVLEEKLADFGVQGKVIGICPGPVITMYEYAPAPGIKISRIVGLSDDLSMALKATSIRVVAPIPGKAAIGIEIPNLRREMVTIRAVLEAEAFGSSTAPLTMALGKDIMGQPVVANLARMPHLLIAGATGTGKSVCINSLLTSFLYRNTPDDIRFLLIDPKRIELNSYEGIPHLIHPVVTDAKMATRALRWAVEEMELRYRLLADKNVRNIEGYNRALAREKTPKPKPDDPGAEEPVLKHHRLPYIVIFIDELADLMMVASREVEESITRLAQMARAAGIHLILATQRPSVDVLTGIIKANIPTRVSFQVSSRIDSRTILDTSGAESLLGSGDMLFLPPGTAKLQRIHGAFISDGEVQKLTQFWRAQQLVEDPLRERVDFEDSKSGDEIAEEELDEKYDEAVQLVIETRQASISMLQRRLRVGYNRAARMIEVMEQQGIVGVSDGVKPREVFGKRN